A section of the Elizabethkingia anophelis R26 genome encodes:
- a CDS encoding MFS transporter: protein MSEVNLSKSSTKKILPVILATAIFMQMLDSTILNTSLPSIAKDLQESPLNMQNAIISYVLTLAVFMPVSGFLADKFGTKKVFISSLILFSIGSLFCALSQNLTQLVLSRVIQGIGGSLMTPVGKLALIKTFDKNELLKAMNFAIIPALIGPVLGPLVGGYLVDYFSWHWIFLINIPIGIIGIVLGSKFMPDYKSESLDFDLKGFLIFASASLLLSVSLELFGDLQNITPVLFIFILGFLFLYYYYWHAKRDENPIFPLNLFKVRTFRVGIVGNLATRLGISSVPLLLPLMIQIAYKQSAVTSGWIITPMAITAIFAKSYVIKILDTFGYRKTLMTNTFIIGSLICLLAIPGINTSIYWFTPIIAVLGFFNSIQFTSMNTISIADLRNFQTSSGNSLLSVNQQLAIGFGITFGLIVLKLFENSALIKGDIHNAFRYTFLTIGILTIISGFVFRRLHISDGKNMKSKQN, encoded by the coding sequence ATGTCAGAAGTTAATCTATCTAAAAGTTCTACAAAAAAAATATTACCGGTTATTCTTGCAACAGCAATCTTTATGCAAATGCTGGATTCCACTATTCTAAACACATCACTACCCTCTATAGCAAAAGATCTGCAGGAATCACCTCTTAACATGCAGAATGCTATTATCAGTTATGTGTTAACATTAGCTGTTTTTATGCCGGTGAGTGGTTTTTTAGCGGATAAGTTCGGAACTAAAAAAGTATTTATTTCATCACTAATACTCTTTAGCATAGGATCATTGTTTTGTGCATTATCCCAAAATCTTACTCAATTGGTTCTATCACGTGTAATTCAGGGTATAGGTGGAAGCTTGATGACACCTGTGGGAAAATTAGCATTAATTAAAACTTTTGATAAAAATGAATTATTAAAGGCGATGAATTTTGCCATTATTCCAGCTCTTATAGGCCCGGTTTTAGGACCTTTAGTTGGTGGTTACCTGGTGGATTACTTCTCCTGGCACTGGATATTTCTGATTAATATACCTATTGGGATTATAGGTATTGTCCTGGGATCAAAGTTTATGCCTGATTATAAGTCTGAAAGTCTGGATTTTGATTTAAAGGGTTTTTTGATTTTTGCTTCCGCATCTCTTTTGCTTTCTGTCTCACTTGAACTTTTCGGAGACCTTCAGAACATCACTCCGGTTTTGTTTATTTTTATTCTGGGTTTTCTTTTTCTGTATTATTACTATTGGCATGCAAAACGGGATGAGAATCCTATCTTTCCGCTAAACTTATTCAAAGTAAGAACCTTCCGTGTTGGAATTGTAGGTAATCTGGCTACAAGATTAGGAATAAGCTCTGTCCCCTTGTTACTTCCTTTAATGATTCAGATCGCCTATAAACAATCCGCAGTTACTTCAGGATGGATTATTACACCAATGGCTATTACGGCAATCTTTGCCAAATCTTATGTCATAAAGATCCTGGATACCTTTGGTTATAGGAAAACATTAATGACCAATACCTTTATCATCGGGAGTTTGATATGCCTTCTGGCAATTCCCGGTATTAATACTTCAATATACTGGTTTACCCCAATTATTGCTGTTTTAGGATTCTTCAATTCTATTCAGTTTACCTCAATGAATACCATTTCTATCGCTGACCTTAGAAATTTTCAGACAAGTAGCGGAAATTCTTTATTATCGGTAAATCAGCAACTTGCTATTGGTTTTGGAATTACGTTTGGTTTAATTGTATTAAAACTATTTGAAAACTCAGCTTTAATTAAAGGAGATATACATAATGCATTTAGGTATACATTTTTAACGATTGGCATTCTGACTATTATTTCAGGATTTGTTTTCCGCAGGCTTCATATCTCTGATGGAAAAAATATGAAATCTAAGCAGAATTAA
- a CDS encoding GlsB/YeaQ/YmgE family stress response membrane protein, protein MGILTWIIFGLIAGAIAKAIHPGSDPGGWIATIIIGIIGAIVGGWLGSMIFGVDVTGFNISSFLVAIGGAVLCLAVYSAIRK, encoded by the coding sequence ATGGGCATACTAACATGGATTATATTCGGACTCATTGCAGGAGCAATTGCAAAAGCTATTCATCCAGGATCTGACCCCGGAGGTTGGATTGCAACAATTATTATCGGTATTATCGGTGCAATTGTTGGAGGATGGTTAGGTTCAATGATTTTTGGCGTAGATGTTACCGGCTTTAATATTTCAAGCTTTTTAGTAGCAATCGGAGGAGCTGTTTTATGCTTAGCCGTCTACAGTGCAATAAGAAAGTAA
- a CDS encoding aspartate kinase translates to MKVLKFGGTSVGSPERIEQLFPIITSQTADKHLVVLSAVSGTTNDLVTLSELYAKKEDKAVQKHIDILYDKYKEFVKELFRTEPGTLEALAFIENVFQLLYNFDSANFTTKEERIILAQGEIISTTLFHLHLKEKGISSVLLSALDFMLIDKEGEPDVEYIREHATTEMAKFPDEKLFITQGYICRNAQGEIDNLRRGGSDYTTSLLGAALQVEEIQIWTDIDGFHNNDPRYVPNTKPIAHLNFDEAAELSYFGAKILHPQSVFPARKYNVPVRLLDTMNLSASGTLISGETKNLNQIVAIAAKDNITAIRIESSRMLMAYGFLRKVFEVFEVHKTPIDMITTSEVAVSLTIDQTEFLPEIIKKLESFGTVDIDNEQSIICIVGDFKKNNHGLATIVSEAVKHIPVRMISYGGSENNISLLVPTSYKIEALRSLHNRLF, encoded by the coding sequence ATGAAAGTATTAAAATTTGGAGGGACATCAGTTGGAAGCCCGGAAAGAATTGAACAACTATTCCCTATTATTACATCTCAGACTGCAGACAAACATCTGGTTGTATTATCAGCAGTTTCAGGAACCACCAACGATCTCGTGACATTATCCGAGCTATATGCAAAAAAAGAAGACAAAGCCGTTCAAAAGCATATTGATATACTTTACGATAAATATAAAGAGTTTGTAAAAGAACTATTCAGAACAGAGCCAGGTACTTTAGAAGCATTAGCTTTTATCGAAAATGTATTTCAGTTATTGTATAATTTTGACAGTGCAAATTTCACTACTAAGGAGGAACGTATTATTTTAGCTCAGGGTGAGATTATTTCCACAACTTTATTTCATCTGCATTTAAAAGAAAAAGGTATCTCTTCCGTATTATTATCGGCACTGGACTTTATGCTTATTGATAAAGAAGGTGAACCTGATGTAGAATACATAAGAGAACATGCCACTACCGAAATGGCAAAATTCCCTGATGAAAAATTATTTATAACCCAGGGATACATTTGCCGAAATGCACAAGGTGAAATTGATAATTTGAGAAGAGGAGGCTCAGATTATACGACATCCTTATTAGGAGCTGCACTACAAGTGGAAGAAATTCAGATATGGACGGATATAGACGGATTTCATAATAATGACCCCCGATATGTACCCAACACAAAACCTATTGCTCATCTAAATTTTGATGAAGCTGCCGAACTTTCTTATTTCGGAGCTAAGATTCTGCATCCGCAAAGTGTTTTTCCTGCAAGAAAATATAATGTACCTGTTCGGTTATTGGACACCATGAACCTGAGCGCATCAGGAACTTTGATTTCGGGAGAAACAAAAAACCTAAATCAAATTGTAGCTATTGCTGCCAAAGACAATATTACCGCAATTCGTATTGAGTCTTCCAGAATGCTAATGGCTTATGGATTTTTGAGGAAAGTTTTTGAGGTTTTTGAAGTGCATAAAACTCCAATTGATATGATTACTACCTCCGAGGTAGCAGTTTCACTGACGATTGACCAAACTGAATTTCTTCCGGAAATAATAAAAAAATTAGAATCTTTCGGAACTGTAGATATTGATAATGAACAGTCAATCATTTGTATTGTTGGTGATTTCAAAAAAAATAATCATGGTCTGGCAACTATAGTTTCTGAAGCTGTAAAGCATATTCCGGTGCGAATGATTTCTTATGGCGGAAGTGAAAATAATATTTCATTATTAGTTCCAACAAGTTATAAAATTGAAGCACTAAGATCACTGCACAACAGATTGTTCTAA
- a CDS encoding dimethylsulfonioproprionate lyase family protein: MNTNIYDYIVKTEQKEWQPLIEKGIHYEGIFVKSLKFDPEKNRSTTILLKFEPGASYPYHNHPAGEELYIMEGKATIAGAELEKGDYLYTPPNFKHSVKSENGCMIMFVVPEEVEIL; encoded by the coding sequence ATGAACACAAACATCTATGACTACATTGTAAAGACAGAACAGAAAGAATGGCAACCTTTAATTGAGAAAGGAATCCATTATGAAGGTATTTTTGTAAAATCTTTAAAATTCGATCCTGAGAAAAACCGCTCTACAACAATCCTTTTAAAGTTTGAACCGGGGGCAAGTTATCCGTATCACAATCATCCTGCCGGTGAAGAACTCTATATAATGGAAGGAAAAGCGACTATAGCAGGAGCGGAGCTGGAAAAAGGAGACTATTTGTATACGCCCCCTAATTTCAAACATTCTGTAAAGTCAGAGAATGGCTGTATGATTATGTTTGTAGTTCCGGAAGAAGTGGAGATCCTTTAA
- a CDS encoding DoxX family membrane protein, which translates to MKARQDIAVFLLRIALAVGFLSAVSSRLNLWGVQSSGWSKFVRYTAEVNSFLPYSWIPFLAVLSTLAESSIGILLLIGYQIRKTALCAVILTVLFGR; encoded by the coding sequence ATGAAAGCAAGACAAGATATCGCTGTTTTTCTGTTAAGAATAGCATTGGCAGTGGGATTTTTATCTGCGGTGTCCAGCAGATTAAACCTTTGGGGAGTACAGTCTTCTGGTTGGAGCAAATTTGTCCGGTATACGGCTGAAGTAAATTCTTTTTTACCTTATTCATGGATTCCTTTTCTTGCGGTATTATCTACCCTTGCAGAATCTTCTATTGGTATCTTACTTCTTATAGGTTATCAGATACGTAAAACTGCTTTATGTGCCGTTATTCTAACTGTTTTATTTGGCCGATGA
- a CDS encoding helix-turn-helix domain-containing protein, translated as MIEIIRYSHQTGHSEPRRVVKYTLFWCKEGSAEILIDENIFILEASQLVTITSGQFHQLISVEGDLIALEFTLDFFSKNDSDIELIFHNGLFCHFGMNEIISIHHRAFFTETLRLIEKEIEEKPYQYLISIHSRVELLLVEINRSKIANGDEIWKPDALFLNFLESVRNHFSENYSVSRFADLLGTTEAKLNEVSKLHTNKTAQNVIYSLIISEAKRLLLYEKLSIKEIAYQLGFNDPFYFSNFFKKHTSLSPKDYQKTIRN; from the coding sequence ATGATTGAAATAATAAGATATTCTCATCAGACAGGGCATTCTGAGCCAAGAAGGGTTGTGAAGTATACCTTATTTTGGTGTAAAGAGGGAAGTGCAGAGATTCTGATTGATGAAAATATTTTTATACTGGAGGCTTCTCAATTGGTAACCATAACTTCCGGACAGTTTCATCAGTTGATTTCAGTAGAAGGAGATCTTATCGCTCTTGAATTTACTCTGGATTTTTTCTCTAAAAATGACAGCGATATTGAGTTGATTTTCCATAACGGACTTTTCTGCCATTTCGGAATGAATGAAATCATCAGTATTCATCATCGTGCCTTTTTCACTGAAACACTTCGTCTGATTGAAAAAGAAATAGAGGAAAAGCCATATCAATATCTTATTTCTATTCATTCCAGAGTCGAACTTTTGCTAGTGGAAATCAACAGGAGCAAAATAGCTAATGGTGATGAAATCTGGAAGCCCGATGCTTTATTTTTGAATTTTCTGGAAAGCGTCAGAAATCATTTTTCTGAAAACTATTCTGTCTCCCGATTTGCAGATCTTCTGGGGACTACCGAAGCTAAATTGAATGAAGTCTCAAAACTTCATACCAATAAAACAGCTCAAAATGTAATTTACAGTCTCATTATTTCTGAAGCAAAGAGATTATTACTGTATGAAAAACTGAGCATAAAGGAAATTGCTTATCAGCTTGGTTTCAATGATCCTTTTTATTTCTCTAATTTCTTTAAAAAGCATACCTCTCTTTCTCCAAAAGACTATCAAAAGACAATCAGAAATTAA
- a CDS encoding HAD family hydrolase: MSKYNTYIFDFDYTLADSSKGIIMCFRYVLENHGYHDISDYQIKLTIGKTLEESFSILTGITDKETLTLYAKEYVKKADDWMTANTVLFPETSPVLHALKERGHKIGIVSTKYRYRIMEFVEKEFPKEFFDIIIGAEDVKAHKPDPAGLLLAINCLQSDLEKCLYIGDSIIDAKTAQAIGVDFYGVLNGITTREELLIYPHIKIADNLNDLV, from the coding sequence ATGAGCAAATACAATACTTATATTTTTGATTTCGATTATACCCTGGCTGATTCTTCCAAAGGAATTATCATGTGTTTCCGCTATGTTCTGGAAAACCATGGATATCATGATATAAGTGATTATCAAATAAAACTTACAATCGGAAAGACATTGGAGGAATCTTTTAGTATACTGACAGGTATTACAGATAAGGAAACACTTACTTTATACGCAAAAGAATATGTAAAAAAGGCCGATGATTGGATGACAGCCAATACTGTACTTTTTCCGGAGACCTCACCTGTTTTGCATGCATTAAAGGAGCGCGGTCACAAAATAGGTATTGTATCCACAAAGTACCGGTATCGTATAATGGAGTTTGTAGAAAAAGAATTCCCCAAAGAATTCTTTGATATTATTATTGGAGCTGAAGATGTAAAGGCACACAAACCGGATCCGGCTGGATTACTTTTAGCAATCAATTGCCTGCAATCTGATTTAGAAAAATGTTTATATATAGGTGACAGCATTATTGATGCAAAAACGGCACAGGCAATTGGGGTCGACTTTTACGGAGTTCTAAATGGTATCACTACAAGAGAGGAATTACTTATATATCCACATATTAAAATTGCCGATAATCTAAATGATTTAGTATAA
- a CDS encoding lycopene cyclase domain-containing protein has translation MQAYTYLLINFFTIIICFIASFDRRIRFNRFFGIFLLSSTIVAIPFILWDVWFTKMGVWWFDTKYTLGIIIAGLPLEEWLFFFCIPFSCVFTYFCLDKFFNFSWADALNNVIVFLSFILLTVCALLYYERTYTLVTALITLLTIFYLHFIVKSEWIGQATFTYLILMPGFFAVNGILTGSVIESPVVNYNPNEFLGIRMFTIPVEDAVYGYSQFLLNIYFFKLLKNKLIIRD, from the coding sequence ATGCAAGCTTACACTTATTTACTTATTAATTTTTTTACCATTATTATTTGTTTTATTGCCTCCTTTGACCGGAGAATAAGATTCAACAGATTTTTTGGTATATTCTTATTATCATCCACTATTGTTGCAATTCCGTTTATTCTTTGGGATGTATGGTTTACAAAAATGGGAGTTTGGTGGTTCGATACTAAATATACCTTGGGAATTATAATAGCCGGGCTGCCACTAGAGGAATGGCTTTTTTTCTTTTGTATTCCATTTTCCTGCGTTTTTACCTATTTCTGTTTAGATAAGTTTTTCAATTTTAGCTGGGCAGATGCCTTAAATAATGTTATAGTTTTTCTGTCTTTTATTTTACTTACTGTTTGCGCACTTTTATATTATGAAAGAACCTATACATTGGTAACAGCTCTCATTACGTTGTTGACAATTTTTTATCTTCATTTTATTGTTAAAAGCGAATGGATAGGTCAGGCAACTTTTACTTATTTAATTTTAATGCCGGGCTTTTTTGCTGTCAACGGTATATTAACGGGTTCTGTAATTGAATCTCCTGTAGTTAATTATAATCCGAATGAGTTTTTAGGTATCCGAATGTTTACCATTCCTGTAGAAGATGCAGTCTATGGTTACAGTCAATTTCTATTAAATATCTATTTTTTTAAACTACTTAAAAACAAATTAATCATAAGAGATTGA
- a CDS encoding sterol desaturase family protein has product MNFLIVLLVFILMEGATWLIHKYVMHGFLWILHRDHHDHSNEGPLERNDLFFVIFAIPAIILLYKGVNQNLNYLFYTGLGITIYGIAYFLVHDIFIHQRSKIFSNTKNPYLLAIRRAHKQHHKHLGRKHGECFGFLWVPVKYFKMYFNKK; this is encoded by the coding sequence ATGAATTTTCTAATCGTTTTACTCGTATTTATTTTAATGGAAGGAGCTACATGGCTTATTCATAAGTATGTGATGCATGGTTTTTTATGGATACTACATCGAGATCACCATGATCATAGTAATGAAGGTCCTTTGGAAAGAAATGATTTGTTCTTTGTTATTTTTGCCATCCCTGCTATTATACTACTTTATAAAGGAGTAAACCAAAATCTTAACTATTTGTTTTATACAGGATTGGGTATTACAATTTATGGAATAGCTTATTTTTTGGTCCATGATATATTTATACATCAGCGAAGTAAAATATTTTCCAATACCAAAAATCCTTATTTATTGGCTATTCGCAGGGCTCATAAGCAGCATCATAAACATTTAGGAAGAAAGCATGGGGAATGTTTTGGTTTTTTGTGGGTTCCGGTAAAATATTTTAAAATGTACTTTAATAAAAAATAA
- a CDS encoding SRPBCC family protein, translating into MRYHLYREQQLNCNIEEVWDFFSSPLNLSKITPKDMKFTVLSDLKNTPIYEGMEIDYLVSPVLGIPLKWKTMITQVNYQKSFTDLQAKGPYRYWNHYHEFIENDKGVLMKDSVDYELPFGLLGKLAHSLFVHKRLKSIFEFRYNFLEGYFNRKN; encoded by the coding sequence ATGAGATACCATTTGTACAGAGAACAGCAGCTGAATTGTAATATAGAAGAGGTGTGGGATTTCTTTTCTTCACCTTTAAATCTCTCAAAGATAACACCAAAAGATATGAAATTTACTGTGCTTTCTGATTTAAAAAATACGCCGATTTATGAAGGAATGGAAATAGATTATCTCGTTTCGCCTGTGCTTGGAATACCTTTAAAATGGAAAACAATGATAACGCAGGTAAACTACCAAAAAAGTTTTACCGATTTACAGGCAAAAGGTCCGTATAGATATTGGAATCATTATCATGAATTTATTGAAAATGATAAAGGTGTCCTGATGAAAGATAGTGTTGATTATGAGTTGCCGTTTGGTCTTCTGGGAAAATTGGCGCACTCATTATTTGTTCATAAAAGACTTAAAAGCATTTTTGAATTTAGGTATAATTTTTTAGAAGGATATTTTAACCGGAAAAATTAA
- a CDS encoding phytoene/squalene synthase family protein — translation MKKLFDELSYEVSKCTTRKYSTSFSLGILALKPSIRSAIYAIYGYVRLADEIVDSFHDYNKEKLLSRLKKETYNAIEEGISLNPILQAFQQTVHDYRIDRELIDTFLHSMEMDLQKIDFDSKLYNEYIYGSAEVVGLMCLQVFTEGNKEKFEELKPYAMKLGSAFQKINFLRDLKDDYQILGRTYFPDINMSVFDNSVKFKIEDEIETEFKQALIGIKKLPGSSMFGVYLAYRYYLSLFYKIKKTSSQRIMQNRIRIANSQKLLLACESYIRYKVAYL, via the coding sequence ATGAAAAAGTTGTTTGATGAATTATCTTATGAAGTAAGTAAGTGTACTACAAGGAAGTATAGCACAAGCTTTTCTTTAGGGATTTTAGCTTTAAAACCTTCTATACGATCTGCTATTTATGCAATTTACGGATATGTGCGTCTTGCTGATGAAATTGTTGATAGTTTTCATGATTATAATAAAGAAAAGCTCCTTTCGAGATTAAAAAAAGAGACCTATAATGCCATCGAAGAAGGAATATCATTAAATCCCATTTTACAAGCTTTTCAGCAAACGGTTCATGATTACAGAATCGACCGTGAACTGATTGATACATTTCTGCATAGTATGGAAATGGATTTACAAAAAATTGATTTTGATTCTAAGCTTTATAATGAATACATATATGGATCTGCTGAAGTTGTGGGGCTCATGTGTTTACAGGTTTTTACTGAAGGCAATAAAGAAAAGTTTGAAGAACTTAAGCCTTATGCTATGAAGCTGGGTTCTGCTTTTCAGAAAATCAATTTTTTAAGAGATCTGAAAGATGACTATCAGATTTTAGGAAGAACTTATTTCCCCGACATTAATATGTCTGTTTTCGATAATTCTGTGAAATTTAAAATTGAAGATGAGATTGAAACTGAATTTAAGCAAGCTTTAATCGGTATAAAAAAATTACCCGGCTCTTCTATGTTTGGCGTTTATCTCGCCTACAGATATTATCTTTCATTATTTTATAAAATAAAAAAAACAAGTTCTCAGCGGATTATGCAGAACAGAATACGAATTGCAAATTCTCAGAAACTTTTATTGGCATGTGAAAGTTATATACGGTACAAAGTTGCTTACTTGTGA
- a CDS encoding phytoene desaturase family protein — MERKKIAVIGSGFSGISAAAYAAKAGYEVHVFEKHSQPGGRARQFRTDQGYIFDMGPSWYWMPDIIESFFNDFNCSSSDFFDLVSLDPQFEIIFSNDKIQVPENSEDIRNLFEKHEKGASVQYDKFMESSRFKYEVGMQEFVNKPCYNWGEFISLKIAKSALKLDLLSNFRSYVSRYFSNPKLRTLMEFPVIFLGASPKNIPALYSLMNYGGYALGTKYPMGGFYQLVLAMQKVAEEQGVIFHFNQNVQSINVENLDIKSLTINNENYSFDAVIASSDYHHTETLLSPEFRNYSEKYWQNKTFAPSCLIYYLGIKEKLPNLKHHTLFFENDLDDHIDCIYGDKKWPDKPLFYCCCPSKTDPGVAPENCENLFLLMPLALGLEDGENIREEYLEKMLLRIEKHTGVKDLVSKVEYKRSYCINDFMSDYNAYGGNAYGLANTLSQTAVLKPKIKNNKVKNLYYTGQLTVPGPGVPPSIISGKIVANQLENLKYKRYEKVV; from the coding sequence ATGGAAAGAAAAAAGATAGCAGTTATAGGTTCTGGCTTTTCCGGAATTTCTGCAGCAGCTTATGCAGCTAAGGCCGGATATGAGGTACATGTTTTTGAGAAACATTCTCAGCCGGGAGGTCGGGCAAGGCAATTTCGTACAGATCAGGGCTATATTTTTGATATGGGGCCGAGCTGGTATTGGATGCCTGATATTATTGAAAGTTTCTTTAATGATTTTAACTGTAGTTCTTCTGATTTTTTTGATCTTGTTTCATTAGACCCTCAATTTGAAATTATATTTTCAAATGATAAAATTCAGGTTCCTGAAAATAGTGAGGATATCAGAAACTTATTTGAAAAACATGAAAAAGGCGCGTCTGTACAGTATGACAAATTTATGGAATCTTCCAGATTTAAATATGAAGTGGGGATGCAGGAATTTGTGAATAAACCCTGTTATAACTGGGGTGAATTTATCTCTTTAAAAATAGCTAAGAGCGCTCTGAAACTCGATTTGCTTTCTAATTTCAGAAGTTATGTTTCCAGGTATTTTTCTAATCCAAAGCTTAGAACTTTAATGGAATTCCCTGTTATATTTCTAGGAGCTTCTCCCAAAAATATTCCGGCGCTATATAGCCTGATGAATTATGGTGGGTATGCTTTAGGGACAAAATACCCAATGGGAGGTTTTTACCAGTTGGTATTGGCTATGCAAAAAGTAGCTGAAGAACAAGGTGTAATTTTTCACTTTAATCAAAATGTTCAAAGTATTAATGTTGAGAATCTTGATATAAAATCTCTTACGATAAATAATGAAAACTATTCCTTTGATGCGGTAATCGCTTCATCAGATTACCATCATACCGAAACACTTCTGAGTCCGGAATTTCGGAATTATTCTGAAAAATACTGGCAAAATAAAACTTTTGCCCCTTCATGTCTGATTTATTATTTAGGCATAAAAGAAAAACTGCCTAATCTAAAGCACCATACGCTGTTTTTTGAAAATGATTTAGATGATCATATTGACTGTATATACGGGGATAAGAAGTGGCCGGATAAACCTCTATTTTATTGTTGTTGTCCCTCAAAAACTGATCCGGGTGTAGCACCCGAAAACTGTGAAAATCTGTTTTTACTAATGCCGTTAGCTCTGGGGTTGGAAGATGGAGAAAATATAAGGGAAGAGTATCTCGAAAAGATGTTATTAAGAATTGAAAAGCATACAGGTGTAAAAGATTTAGTTTCAAAAGTAGAGTACAAAAGAAGCTACTGCATAAATGATTTTATGTCCGATTACAATGCCTATGGAGGTAATGCTTACGGTTTAGCAAATACCTTGTCTCAAACTGCAGTATTAAAACCCAAAATCAAAAATAATAAGGTTAAGAATCTCTATTATACCGGACAATTAACTGTTCCTGGTCCGGGAGTTCCTCCTTCTATTATATCGGGAAAGATTGTAGCAAATCAGTTGGAAAATCTAAAATATAAAAGATATGAAAAAGTTGTTTGA
- a CDS encoding LytR/AlgR family response regulator transcription factor has translation MNKILKCIIIDDEEGAHLVLRHYIKDLKQLQLKESFYNPVEAMDYMYANPVDLVFLDINMPGMSGLQMLKALHNPPLVILTTAYKEYALESYEYRVVDYLVKPFDLARFMAAIENVFSRFPKLVESSENLVNNLISKESFIILKVDGNVIKVNYNEITHIQSWGNYIKVFTTNGYFLSPTTTTETEQKLDKKLFMRIHKSYIIALKRISKISGGQVELDTGLILPVGNTYRRSLLEYFQ, from the coding sequence ATGAATAAAATTCTTAAATGCATTATTATAGATGATGAAGAAGGGGCTCATCTGGTACTCCGTCATTATATTAAAGATCTAAAGCAGCTTCAGCTAAAGGAATCTTTTTATAATCCTGTTGAAGCGATGGATTATATGTATGCTAATCCTGTCGATTTGGTCTTTTTGGATATTAATATGCCGGGAATGAGTGGTTTGCAGATGTTGAAAGCATTGCACAATCCTCCTCTTGTTATTTTGACAACGGCTTATAAAGAATATGCTTTAGAAAGTTATGAATACAGAGTTGTCGATTATCTGGTGAAACCATTTGATCTTGCCAGGTTTATGGCAGCGATAGAAAATGTATTTTCCAGATTTCCAAAACTCGTTGAATCATCAGAAAACCTGGTAAACAATCTGATTTCGAAAGAATCTTTTATTATCCTGAAAGTTGATGGTAATGTAATTAAAGTCAATTATAATGAGATTACACATATTCAGAGTTGGGGTAACTATATAAAAGTTTTTACTACAAATGGTTATTTTCTAAGTCCTACAACAACTACAGAAACAGAGCAGAAACTGGACAAAAAATTGTTTATGAGAATTCATAAATCATACATCATAGCATTGAAGCGCATCAGTAAAATTTCAGGTGGTCAGGTAGAGCTAGACACAGGACTTATTTTACCTGTAGGTAATACTTATCGAAGGTCACTACTGGAGTATTTTCAGTGA